The following nucleotide sequence is from Arvicola amphibius chromosome 1, mArvAmp1.2, whole genome shotgun sequence.
CCGGGACGACGTCGACCCAGCTCCCCTAAATCCAGGGTTTAGGTTAGTCCCCAGATTCCAACAGCTCTATCCAGAAAGCTCAGATCGCCATATTGAGCGGTAGAGATTCTGGGGAAAAGATAGCCCCCACCCCAAGTTGTTCTGGTCCCCCTTCCCGTCTCACTATCTGAACCCTAGGCCAGGAAATTGGGGCAACGGAAGTCCCGCACCACTATAATCTCCCAGAGCACATTCCTGAGACCCTAGGCCACAAAGGACCTCTACCCCTACCCCCATACCCACGGGCAAGTTGCTGGGCTGATCAGATTAGAAGTGAGAGCtctggaggaaagggagggcTCCGGGGCAGAGCAGGCCCCGCCCCCCTGAGCGCGTATAAAGGGCTGGAGCCGGAGCTGGCTCTTCAGTGGTTTCTTGGTGACGCTAAGCAGAACAGCTCCAGCGTTAACCGCTCCTGGATTCTCATCGCTGTCAGTCTTGAACTTTGGGGTTTTGCCACTGTCAGAAGGACGTCTCGGACTTTCTTCTTCCAgtgcttgaaaaaaaatcatcctttcAGGAGGTAAGGACCGCTGGCCTCCAGCTCGCTGGGGAGGAGGGCGGCTTCGCGAAAGGCCAAAACTTGTAGCGCTGGACAGGGGAGCAAATCACTTTGGGGTGTCCACTGCAGAGTACACCTCATGCCCCAAGTCTAGCTCTTGCACACAGTTGGAACTCTCATGAAATCTTTTCTCGTTGGGCTACAATCCTAGCAGTTGAGTTGGAAACCTCTGAAGCCTGGCACTCTGTACAGTGGCTTCCTTTGCCTTGCTTGTCACCCACCCGGCCAGTGCAAAAGCCTTCGGCGCCTCTCTGTGCCGGGGGAGATAAGCAAGTGGGCCCGGTAGAgagccaaccccccccccccaacacacacactgccGCCGCCCTTCGTGCCCCACCAGGACTGTGCAGCTGACCTGGTTGCTCACACTAGGCTCCTTGCTCCTTTCCAGGGTATCTGAGCATCGCCACAGAATGAAGCTGGTTACCGTCACCCTGATGTTCCTGGGTTCATTCGCCTTCCTAGGCGCAGACACCGCACGGCTAGATGCATCCTCGCAGTTCCGAAAGAAGTGAGTTTGGGGCAGTCCTAATAATAGCAGGCAGTAAGGGAAAACCGACGGATGGCCCAGAGGGGTTAGAAGGGAGTGGATACAGGAGCTGGCTGGGACACCTCGAACACATGCCAAACGCATCTGCTTGCTTGTGTTTTCTAGGTGGAATAAGTGGGCGCTCAGTcatgggaagagggaactgcAAGTACCCAGCAGCTACCCCACGGGGCTGGCTGATGAGAAGACGGTCACTACTCAGACTCTTGTTCAGCTCCAGGACGAGGAGAGCACATCTAGCACCCCACAAGCCAGGTAACTATGCCCTCTGCAGAGGATGTGCCCGCTCCACTGCCCTGGCCCCGGGGAATTTTCCCGGCTGGACTGCAGctctgggggagggagcaggTTCCCTCAGGTTCGGCGTAGATCTGGTCCCAGGTGGTTGGGGCCAAAGCCCTGGTTGATTAGGTCTCAAgtatccttccttctccctccgcAGCACTCAGAGCGCAGCCCACATTCGAGTCAAACGCTACCGCCAGAGCATGAACCAGGGCTCCCGCAACTCTGGATGCCGCTTTGGGACCTGCACAGTGCAGAAATTAGCCCATCAGATCTACCAGTTCACAGACAAAGACAAGGACGGCGTTGCCCCCAGGAACAAGATCAGTGCTCATGGCTACGGCCGCCGGCGCCGGCGTTCCCTGCCAGAGATCCTCCTTGCCCGGACTGTGGTGTCCTCCCAGGAGCAGACACACGCAGCCCCAGCCTCCCAGGCGCAATCGAATCATCTCCAGGCTCTTTAGGATTTAGGTGCGGTGGCAGCATTGAACAGTCGGGCGAGTGTCCCATTGGCGCCTGCGGAATCAGAGAGCTTCGCACCCAGGGCGGACTGAGACAACcctgcagagatctgcctggctgcCCCCAGGGGAGGCAAAAGAACCCAAGATCAAGCCAGGCTCACAACAGAAACTGAAAATTACAGGCATCACCCTTCGGGCAGGGGTCTGAGCCACTGCCTTGCCCGCTCACAAACTGGTTTCTCACGGGGCATAAGCCTCATTACTACTTGAACTTTCCAAAACCTAGCGAGGAAAAGTGCAATGCTTGTTGTACAGCCAAAGGTAACTATCATATTTAAGTTTGTTGGTgtcaagaggtttttttttgtaacttcaaatatatagagatatttttgtACGTTATATATTCTATTAAGGGCATTTTAAAGCGATTATATTGTCACCTTCCCCTATTTTAAGACGTGAATGTCTCAGAGAGGTGTAAGGTTGTTtggttccgtgtgtgtgtgtgtgtgtgtgtgtgtgtgtgtgtgtgtaaggtggaGAGCGCCTGATTACCGCctgtggaagaagaaaaacattgtgTCTACGTATAatctatttacataaaatatgtgATCTGGGAAAAAGCAAACCAATAAACTGTCTCAATGCTGATTCATTCTCTGCTCATCCATTTGGGGCAAGATCGCCTGGGAGTGTTGGgatcttgctttttgttttgggaaTCTCTTTATGCACAGGCTTATCTTTCACGAGTTCTGTTGTCCTGTCCATGTGGGTGCACAGAGTGCGTGTCCTGGGTGGGAATCAAGACACCGCCTCGCGTGGGTAGAATGAACCCTAGTAGTTAGGCGAGCCTGGACTCTCTTGGTTGCGCAACACACTCTCAATTTTATGGGTTTGCTCACCGAACCTGCGCCAAAGTGCTGTTTGAAGACTTATGGGGATCTTCGAGGCTTTCTAAGTAGAAAGTTTATGCTGCAGCTGTGGGACTTAAAGTTAAAAGCTTACCGCTGCAAAATGTTCACACTCGGAAACCCTCTGCTAATAGCCCCAAGTCCTCACTGGGCCCTAACGTCCATAAGTGGGGCTGTGGCGCCCCCTGCTGGTCATCGTACGTGGTCCCTCAAGAGCGGTGGAGTAGTACGTGCGATTTAATAAGTTCTCCTACGTGGGAGTCAGCACACAGCCttaatgaaagaggaaagaagaaaaaaaaaagcagtttgcAGATGCCAACCGGGCTCCCCCCCAACCTGCACGCGGGCTCCCTGTGCTGAGACAGTGACTCAGCGCCCACACGCTGTGCAGCGAGCAGCTGCCGGCCGGAGGCGGGCGGGACGGACGTGCTGCCGGAATCGTGCGCCTTGCAAGGCCTGAGACCTTCATTGTTCCGTCTCGCCTTCcagttctcctcttccttcctctttcccaagCCTTTTTTCATgctccttccatttctctttggccttctctccctctttctttcctccttgctTTCTGTTACCTTCGTATCCTGTGATATGTGCTTGATCCTTAGCTTGAAAACCCAGAACATAGGGACTATCAGAAAGGGAGGCTAAGGCGGTGCCATATACGTGCCTACCTAGGAGGTGCAGGCCGATTGTTCAGCCAATCCCTGAAGATCAACTATTGTGGTTtcctgaaagttttgctggtGTTTGAACTTGCTGAAATGCCTGCTTCTCTACCTGGTTTAGTATCTCTGGAAACTGGAGGATGGAAGTGTTTGGGGATGGCATTACACGGCCCCCACCTATGgggccaggttttttttttttttttttttttttttttttttccttgcagaaGAAAGCCTATATACCCAATGAAAAGCACTGGTCCTGAATCTGAATCCAGACACATCCTGATTAGAGGCCGCTCCTGCTTCAGAAAAAAGCAGCACAAAGAATTCCCCCGCCAAGGCTTCGACTATGTCAGCAGTGTTAGTCCCATCCAGTTCCGCGTCCTATCTGATTAGAACAATTTCACGAGGCTCTCGGCAGCAAGTAGGTCACAAGTGCAGCAACAGACCATCCTGGCCTCAAGGACCTCCTGCTAAGTATTCACTTTGACTTGTGTCAGACACTGAAGGGGCACAGGGCGTATATGAATAAGAAATGACTAGAAGCTGCAATCCCGCCATTTCGGTGCCGGTGGGTTCAGGGTGGTCTGAACGGGCTCAGGAAACTACTAAGAGCAGAGACCACTTTGGCCTCATAGGCAGTGGCTCAAGCCAGtcactggttttctttctttaagccaAGGTTTGTCCTGTAGCCACAGAGCCCTCCAGCTAAAACCTTACTCTGGCAGAACTTCAATCTGCCAGACAAAGCTGCCAAAGACAGGTTGGGCACCGGCTTAggggcagctgggagcagggaaCAGGCATCTAACCTTCATCTGAGAGAGTCTTATGACTCAGGGAATTTAAAGCAAGTAAGTGTAACTACAGTGGTTCAGCCCCGAGAGCACCCAGACAGCTGCTCAGCTGGAGTCTTTCCCACGGCTAAACCTGTGACTTGAGACGTTTCAGAGCAAACAGAGACCCTCTTATGACCAGCCTGGTGCAGCGTTTGGGATTAACTAAAGGTCACCGTGAAGCTGTGGGTCCTGTTCTGGGAGCAGCTCAACTAgccttttggatttttttttttttcacaaggtGTTGAGGGTTATCAGGATGGGGACTCCTGATGCCAAGAACACATCGTTTATCAACAGCCCTGAGTCATTTGTGAGCTGACTTGAACCTGTCCACAGCCGAGAAGCTGGCAGAGCTTTAATCTGCAGCTACTGttgctggctgtgggaagggTGTCAGCCATTTGTAATCAACCAAGGCTACCAGACAATTTCTTGAAACCTCAGCACCAACAGGTTGTCTGAACAGCTAAGGGTGGAAAGGAGACTTGGGGTGGGATAGAAACCCATTCTTTTTTTGGCACTCACCCTGGGTCAGACATTCTCCTAGCCTCTTTATACACCTTATCTCACTGAGTTCTTCTGGTGGCTTTGTGAAGTAGGTGTTATTATCTCTATTTGTAGATAAGGAcctgaacctcagagacagaAAGTAACCCAGGCAAGGACACACAGTGAGTAGTCACTGGGAGATCCTGGATTTGTACCCAAGCATTGCAGGCTATTTTGATGCTACAAAGACTTAAGTAAAATGAGATCATTTTAACCTTTAGATTCTCAGGCCAGATGTCCCCAAATGTCCTCTGACTCCAAGGATGGCTTGGGTGGGTGATTTACACCTGTGGTTCTGAGAGCTTTTGTGGGGCCAAGAGGCTGGGAAGGATACTCACTTCAGCAGTGAGTTCACTacatgcaaaagaaagaaatgaagggagtCTTAAATTCTTGGTCTTAGTTTGAAGCAGGGATTATAAATCAGGAATAGTCTTTTCCCATCCTGAGCTAAGCCACTGACCTCTTTGGTTTGCATTGCCAAATATAGTTAGAACATACACTGAACGGCCTCCAGAGCTGGCTTCCGAGAGAAGGGCCTTCTGAGCTATTCCTGGCCGTGCACAGTCCTGCCCTGTAGTTCTCCAGTGGCCTGGAAGAACACCTGTGTCTACAAAACTGCAAACAGCATGTCCACCCCGAAGATGGACCTTTTGTTTGGGTGTCTGCTGTTCCGAGGAAGGGAGCTACACAGCTGCCCCTCCTTTCCCCAGCAGAGGAGCAGGAGGCCTGGTTGTCCTGAGTTCCAGGAAGGATTTTACCAAAGCTGGGTTGGAGACTTCATCTTCATTTGCATGGGAAGAagggtgaggctggagagatatctgGTGGTCCCACTGGTCTTGTTCCAGAGCTATTTTGGAACATtctggaaaaacaataaaatgactgtGGCGGCCACACAGGCAGCTGATTTTAGTAGACTATTGGTTTATCTAACAGCAGAAAGTATCTGACTTGTTACATAGAATTTATTCAGCGTAGTAAACTCACCTTCATTCCCTAGCCATAACCactaatagcattttttttttgttgttttttcgagacagggtttctctgcagctttagagcctgtcctggaactagctcttgtagaccaggctggtctcgaactcacagagatccgcctgcctctgcctcccgagtgctgggattaaaggcgtgcgccaccaccgcccggccactaaTAGCATTTTAGTCTATACTTGTTTTAGATACTTTAATACAGTATAGACACATATGTTatagacacatagacatatacatctaatacacagacacatgcgtTTAAGAACAGAACTTTTGGGTGGGGAGAGACGACTTAAACACACTTGTCAGTTTAAGGCAATTGTCAGTACCAGCAGAAACATTTctctcttatatttattttacatattatattattatatatactatgtattgtgagatatatatatatatatattcatttttgtgCCCTTTGCTGAACCCTTGATGGCGGCCCTATCAAGGATTTTATTTTTGGCACTAGACTGCTCTTGAGCGTCttgttcctcctgccttcacttcctgagtgctgggttacaggtgtgtacttcTACACATGTTTCTGAACAGCCCTCTTTGTTAAtgtttgatatatgtatatgtgcaagtGGGACTGTAAAAGATAGCATTTTACACCTACGTGTCTTAACATATAAATCTATTGTTACATTTTTGGTCAtttgccagctttttttttacTCAACACACATAAGAaattttactacattttatttttcttattttttaaaaaaatagtttttaaattcacTTCTTTTTATCTTAGTGTATACATGCTTAAGTCTATGCACACCATATGCATGTCGGTGGCTGCCGAGGTCAGGAGCATTTGATCCCCTGCAGCTAGAGggacaggtagttgtgagccatctgatatgggtgctaggaattgaaccagggtcctctagaagagcaacaagagctcttagccactgaccaatctctccagtcccctctcaTCTTTTATTAACATACaacttaaatttattattattattagtagtagtatgtgtatgtatgtgcgtatgtaCACATGCAAGCATCCGTGCCACCACACGCTTGCGGAAGTTAGGAGAAAGCTTTCAGTAGTTGGTTCTTTCCTGTACTGTGTCCCAACCTCAACCTTAAGTAGCTGACCACTGCCCCTTCTCACtggccctttcttcttcttcactgAAAGCAGTGAAGGGTACTTGGGTCACCTCTACCACAAGAAACAGGTAGATGAACATCCAGTCCCATGACCTCTGATGGAGCTGAGTCTGACTTTAAGAAATCAActataaagccgggcggtggtggcgcacgcctttaatcccagcactcgggaggcagaggcaggcgaatctctgtgagttcgagaccagcctggtctacaagagctagttccaggacaggctccaaagccacagagaaaccctgtctcgaaaaaacaaaaaaaaaaacaacaacaaaaaaaaaaaacacacaaaaaaaaaaaagaaaggaaaaagaaaacaactatacCCAGAATTTTCACCATTTAGTCCGGAGGCTTTGGTGTGCAGATGATGCTAAGAAGCAGGAGCTgcctttgagacagtcttgtaCTAGTTTCTGGTCTTACTGGCAGCGTGTGAGACTTCTCCTCTCCCCATGACTTTGCCAACCCTGGCATAGGGAATGCCTAATTATATATGCTTGCCTGGGCCTTGGGATGCCCAGCTAGCTGGTAAAACATAATTTCTAGGTGAGTCACTGAGGGTGTTTCCAGGGGAGATTAGCATTCAAATCAGCAGACTTAGTAAAGAAGATCCACCCCCACCAACGTGGGCAGCAATCATCTGGTCTACTGAGACTGGTAACAACAAgaagtgaagaagaagaaagggaaattccctttcttttcttgagcCGGGATATCCATTTCCTTCTACTCATAGACATTGGACTCTTGGTTTTGGACAGGGCTTACATCGGCAGCATCCCATCCCCAAAGACTGGGAACTACACTCCCAGCTCCTCAGATTCCCAGGCCTTTGGACTCAGACTAAATTATACCTTTGGCTTTCCGGGTTCTTCAGTTTGCAGATAGCGGATCTTGGGGCTTCTCAGCCTCTATAATTGTGTTAACTAATTTCTGTATTAAATATCCATGCATCCGTCTgttcatccatctgtctgtctgttcgtccatccatccaccaaccTATCTATCATCTTGTGTTAACTCTGTTTCTCTGGAAAACCTTACAAATACAgttttaatccttttttttttttcggatgTATGATTTTGATGGATGCAAGAGAAAATTATTCAGAGCTGGGGAGGTAACCACTGTGACAAAACGCTTGCCTGGCACgtttgaggctctgggtttgatccctagcactgcaaataaagaaacagaacacaagCACAATATTGCTTACATTCCCACAACTCTAGTGGATTTTAATACGCTtacattcacttatttattggTTGTGTGAACTTTCCCTAATGGGCTAGGCAATTTAAAATGAAGCTGGGTCATGTTTGCcaatttcttgctttttttccacTCATCTGTGAATCCTGGACATCTCTCAGTGTCAATAAACACATCTATATTCAGCATCATTCTATTCCCTTCACGGCTTCTCATTGGAGAAAACGTCACAGTTTGCTTAACCATTCCTCTCTGCTGTTACACAACAGAATTTCCCAGATATTTTTTGCCATTAATGATGCTCTTATGTACATCTTTTTGCACTGATTTTTGGATCATTTCACAACTATTTTTTAGGATAAATAATTGGAAGCAAAATggttggggagcagaggcagaaggatctctgcgacgtccaggccagtcagggctacgtaGAGAGATCACGTCTAAAACATGTCTAAAAGTGGATATGATTTGTACATGTTAGTGTGGGTGTGAATATGCCAAAGCACACAGATGGGGACAGCTTCCCAGAGttggttctcctcttccaccatagACTGGGGTCAGCGCGGAAACCTCAGAAGTCAGGCTTTTCCGgcacctttacccagtgagcaCCTCGCGGGCCCTCATGCTTCTGGTACTGCCCTTTATGCTGTCAATACTTTTAAGAATACTTGTTATAGTCTTATTCTAGTAGCACAGTTATCACTATCAGCTGACTCTTCTTCATGCTTCATTTCCTGTTACAATTTGAACGTTCTGGTTCATTTTATTGAAGCTTGGTCTGTGGTGGCCGTGTGGACTAAGGCGAGTCACTCCACAGAGCCTGCTTCAGTTACTTTCTATTGTACGGAGCAGTGGCTTTCAGCCTGTGTCTGGCCTTGAATGGCTCCATTTGTAAACGGCAGTTGGCTGCAGGCTGAGCGCAAAGGCTTAAGCGGACTGATTCCGCACCAAGAATGAGGCAAAGACTGTAAACAACCTTTACACACAGAAAACACCACCGCCTCTGGAGTTATCCAAGTCGATTAGGAGCACACGGGTTTATCAAAGCCGACTTATGAATTTATCAGACACAGCAGGCCAACAGATGATGCGAATCCTCATCTGGTTCATATAAAAAGAGGGACACCTAGCACCCGGGAGCAGCACCCATCAACCCATCGTTAAATCTGCAGGTTCACATGTCCTGCTATCCACAAATGAGGAGTTCCTGAATGCCAGACTTTGTCCTCAGAGCTTCAACTCTGCCAGATCTAGTTCTGTGCCGGAACCAGCTTGGGGACTGCATTGATGCCCAGTTCTTTGTGTTAGCTCTGCTCTCTGTCACTGGAACCCTGTTGCCTCATTAACCCTTTATTTGCTACCTTGTaacattacatgtgtgtgtatgtgtgtgtgtgtgtgtgtgtgtgtgtgtgtgtgtgtgtgtgagagagagagagagagagagagagagagagagagagagagagagagaggacacatcATGGTTTACTGAATAGCAAATTCACAAGCTGTATCAATTCCCTTGGCTTTACACCACCAAACGCTACTGCTATCACTTGGTAGTCACAGTCTTTGGCAAATGCAAATTGTTTTATTCCAATTTCAATAACTCTAAGACCACACattacacctctctctctctctctctctctctctctctctcttcctttctttctttttttattgattttattgagctatacattttttctctgctcccctctcttcctctcctctcccctcctaccTTCTCCCATtgttcccatgctcccagtttattcaagagatcttgcctttttctacttcccatgtagattagatccatgtatgtctctcttagggtcctcattgttgtctaggttctctgggattgtgatttgtaggctggttttctttgctttacgtttaaaaaccacttacaagtgagtacatatgataattgtctttctgggtctgggttacctcactcaatataatgttttctagctccatccatttgcctgcaaatttcaagatgtcattatttttctctgctgtgaagtactcc
It contains:
- the Adm gene encoding pro-adrenomedullin, which produces MKLVTVTLMFLGSFAFLGADTARLDASSQFRKKWNKWALSHGKRELQVPSSYPTGLADEKTVTTQTLVQLQDEESTSSTPQASTQSAAHIRVKRYRQSMNQGSRNSGCRFGTCTVQKLAHQIYQFTDKDKDGVAPRNKISAHGYGRRRRRSLPEILLARTVVSSQEQTHAAPASQAQSNHLQAL